TTGCATAAAGTGATAATTTAGCACCAGAAACAGGCTTTTTATTTAGTTCCTGTATTAAATTAACATTTATCTTATTATCTTTAATTACATACTCGAGTTTTGCAGAAATTTTACCATTTATTGCAGAAGCTGAATCCTGACTTCCAACTTTCTGAACATATTCTTTGTTAAATGTTCTAACATAACTAATAATATTCCAAATTTCTTCTGATTTAAGCATCTTTTTAAAAGAAGGCATTAATCCACGACCTTCAGTTATCTTATAAAAAAGCTCACCATCTAAATTTACCTGATATTCTTTTGAAGCAGGATCTTTTGGTAGAGGTACAAGTTTTGCCTGATCAGGTTGTCCAGGATGTCCATGACATGAGACACAGGTTTTATTATAAACCTCCAGACCTAACTTTTTTGTTTCATCACTAAATTTAACAGGAGCCAATAATCCTTTTTTATCGTCAGGAACAACCCATGGTGTTTGAGCTTTAACATATGTTCCTAACAAACTTATAATAGCAATTATTATAAAACTATTCTTCATGCGATTCAGTTTTATTATTTTGTTCATCAATAGTTTCTTGAATTGGAATTAATGGAAATACTTTTGCTAACACAGATACAATAATTAACACTAGTATAAATGAAGCAAGTGTTATACAAATTTCAGTAAAAGTAGGTTTATAGAAAGTATAACTATCAGGCACATTCTGAACCGGCAGAAATGGATGTTCCTGAGTAGGAATTACAATTAAATACCTTTTTAGCCATGCACCTACAAAAACAAATAATCCAATAATTAATAATGGTGTAGGTTTTCTAAATCTTTTTAACAAAAGTAAAAATATTGGAATAACTAATCCTGCCAATTGAACAAACCAAAACATTATTGCATGTCCTCCATTAAATAACGAGTGCAATGTTATTGCTTCGTGCTTTGGCATTTTATAACCAGGGACTAAAAATTCATTTATATTAAAATAAAGATAAACCAATGAAACCAGAACTAAAAGTTTTCCAATTTTATCGAAGTGAATATCTTTAATATAATCTTTTAAATTATAGATTTTTCTGAATACATACATTGCAATAATAACAGATGCAACACCTGTAACAAATGCTCCGGTTACGAAGTAAGGACCAAAAATAGTTGAGTTCCATCCTGCTCTTGGGGTTACAGCAAATAACCATGAAGTAACTGTATGTATAGCTAAAGCAACAGGAATAACCAAAATTAAAAGGATTCTGACCGCTTTATGTAATAATTCTTTTTGCTCTTTTGAACCTACCCAATTTAATGACAATAATTTATATAGCAATCTCTGCCATTTTGGAAGATCAGTTCTGGTTTTGTATGCAATTGCTAAATCAGGAACCATTGGAACAATAAATAAAAGTAAACTTATCATTACATATGTTGTAACAACAGTTACATCCCATAATATTGGGGATTGAAAACGACCATAAATAAATACATTCAACAATCTTTCGGGGCGCCCCATATCAGAAACTATAACTAAACCTGCAACAGCAGCAAATGCAAATGCAATTATTTCTGCCATTCTTGTTATAGGGGTAACCCATTTCTGTCCTGTTAAACCTAATACAGAACTTATTAACATTCCTATTAAACTTGATGCAACAAAGAACACAAAGTTTGCAATATACATTCCCCAGGAAACATAGTCCCTAAGCCCTGTAACACCTAATCCTGTTGTTAACTGTTGATAATACGCTGTTAAGCAAAAAACTAAGCTACATGTAAGAAATGCCATCCATAAATAAAACCCATTATTTAACTTTACAGATTTCAGTAAATCATGTATTATTCCGGATTTTGTTTTTTCGTCCATTCTTAATTAATTAAATAAATTACACATGATTATTTTTATTTTCCTCTTCAGGAAATGGGAAAAGACGGTCTTTAGGTGGAAGATAATATACTCTTGGCTCCTGACCTAACTCTTCCATTAACCGATACGCTGCATTGTCTTTAAGTAAGGTACTTAATCTAACAGTTTCTTTTGTTGTACCATTTGTTACAGCATCTTCATTTTTATCTCCAAAATAATAAACACCATTAGGACAATTTGAAACACAATATGGTAATTCATTTATCCTTAATCTATCTGCACTAAATAAGCATTTTGAAACAGTGCCTCTTTTTTGTGGAACATTTAATTCTATATCGTAAGGATCATTCGCAAATTTTTCTGCATCTTTAGGATCAAACCAATTAAATATTCTGGCAGAATATGGACAAGCAGCAATACAAAAACGACAACCAATACAACGCTCATTATCTATTAATACCGGGCCATCAGTTCTTTTAAATGTTGCATCAACGGGACAAACTGAAACACATGGCGGATTATCACAATGTTGACATGGCTTAGGCATAAAATAAGGAGATGCCATTTCTGAATCCTGCATCTGCAGTGTGTTAATATGATACTGTTCAGGTTTTAAATGATGAGCATTCTGACAGGCAGAAATACATTTTCTAGCATTTCTACATTTTGCAAGATCAATAACCATTACCCAGCTTTTACCAGGCAGTCCTTCTCTGCCTCTGGCAATAAAATCTTCAGTTGTGCCCTTAAATTCCTTTAGTTCACCGTTTTCAAATTCCACAACTTTATTATCAACTGTTAAAAGTCTGACTTTTTTACCGGATTTTATTTTTTCGTATTGCTGTCCAAAATATAGTGCCATTGCTCCACTTGCACCAGCTGCACCAATAATACCCAGGGTTTTAAGAAACTCCCTTCTTTTATTTTCTTTTGGTTCTTTTTTCTCTTCCATTTTTAAAAATTGATTTGTAAAAATAAGAAAAAAATAAATTAATTAGCATTATAGTACCTGATTAAATATTAATTATCATAATAACTAATAAAAAAACAATTAACAATGTACATATTTTAAAACAGATAACAAAAAAACTAAGTATCATCTCTATTAAATATGTTTTACAACAACTATTTTTTCTTACAATCGTAATAATACATAATATATTTATAAAAGTAAAAGGCTAAACAATATAACTTTCAGACCTTTTTTTTCTATTTCTCAATACATTATATTAATAACTTTATAAAAGAAATGATCAAAAAAAATAATAAAATAAGCTTATTACTTTTTGGTAATCAAGATGAGTTAATTCTTGAAAATAAATTATCAAACATTTTAATGTTTATTGGAGCATTAATTTGTTTTTTTGGCTTTACTATTAATATTTTTAATAATATTCCATTTTTTCTTAATTGTTTAATTGGCATATGTGGAATTGCCTATTCTGTACTATTTTATTTATCGTCAGTAAAAAAAATTACAAAACCTATAGAAATCCCATTTCAAATTGTCACAGCTTTTGTTTTATTATATAATTGGTTTACACTTCAAGGAATAGAAGGCTCAACATCAAACTTTTTTTATATAGGCATTTTTGCATTAATTTATTGCAGCTCTAAAAAAAATTACTGGACAACATTTATTTTCATTCTTTTAATTTCTGCTTTATTGATATTATTTCAAATTTTCTTTCCTTCTTTAATAATTCCATACCCAGATAAGAAAACTCAATTTGTTGATCAATGGACGGGACTATTTCTTGCAATAATATCATTTGGAGTACTCACCATT
The Bacteroidia bacterium genome window above contains:
- the nrfD gene encoding polysulfide reductase NrfD, with amino-acid sequence MDEKTKSGIIHDLLKSVKLNNGFYLWMAFLTCSLVFCLTAYYQQLTTGLGVTGLRDYVSWGMYIANFVFFVASSLIGMLISSVLGLTGQKWVTPITRMAEIIAFAFAAVAGLVIVSDMGRPERLLNVFIYGRFQSPILWDVTVVTTYVMISLLLFIVPMVPDLAIAYKTRTDLPKWQRLLYKLLSLNWVGSKEQKELLHKAVRILLILVIPVALAIHTVTSWLFAVTPRAGWNSTIFGPYFVTGAFVTGVASVIIAMYVFRKIYNLKDYIKDIHFDKIGKLLVLVSLVYLYFNINEFLVPGYKMPKHEAITLHSLFNGGHAIMFWFVQLAGLVIPIFLLLLKRFRKPTPLLIIGLFVFVGAWLKRYLIVIPTQEHPFLPVQNVPDSYTFYKPTFTEICITLASFILVLIIVSVLAKVFPLIPIQETIDEQNNKTESHEE
- a CDS encoding 4Fe-4S dicluster domain-containing protein; amino-acid sequence: MEEKKEPKENKRREFLKTLGIIGAAGASGAMALYFGQQYEKIKSGKKVRLLTVDNKVVEFENGELKEFKGTTEDFIARGREGLPGKSWVMVIDLAKCRNARKCISACQNAHHLKPEQYHINTLQMQDSEMASPYFMPKPCQHCDNPPCVSVCPVDATFKRTDGPVLIDNERCIGCRFCIAACPYSARIFNWFDPKDAEKFANDPYDIELNVPQKRGTVSKCLFSADRLRINELPYCVSNCPNGVYYFGDKNEDAVTNGTTKETVRLSTLLKDNAAYRLMEELGQEPRVYYLPPKDRLFPFPEEENKNNHV
- a CDS encoding cytochrome c, which translates into the protein MKNSFIIIAIISLLGTYVKAQTPWVVPDDKKGLLAPVKFSDETKKLGLEVYNKTCVSCHGHPGQPDQAKLVPLPKDPASKEYQVNLDGELFYKITEGRGLMPSFKKMLKSEEIWNIISYVRTFNKEYVQKVGSQDSASAINGKISAKLEYVIKDNKINVNLIQELNKKPVSGAKLSLYAKRNFGWLPLDEVRSSNVSGQLTFKYPNDLPGDKEGNVTVKVNMANTDGTEQTVIDTIIKTNVKCKQYNILDERAMWNIRSMAPVWLVLAYSGAVFAAWGVIFYILWLLLKIRKSGANALD